Sequence from the Thermoanaerobacterium sp. PSU-2 genome:
CTATTACCATATATTCAACTAGATGTAAAATATAAAAATTCTTGTAAAGATAAATTTTTTGCTGGAATTTTGATGCGAAATCTCTGGTTAAAATGCTGTTTACTTTTATTCTTATGTGTTATAATATAAGTAAGAGTAATCGGCGCCGCAAAGTGCGGTCGCCCAGCGTAAGTTATAAAGTTATAACCACTCTGGTTGCAGCAGGGTGGTTATTATTTTTTTTGTTAAAACTAAGAATTGCTATGACGAACATTCCAAACATTATCATCAAAGATAATGTTTCATATGTATTCATCATAAGCAACCACCTCCCTTCGTGGGAAAGTGCGACCACACCCTGCTATATCCGATTACTCTATCCATATAATACCACAATTATATAAATATCTACAATATAGAAAAATAGAATATCTAATCTGCTTCTAAACCAGTAACTTTCCAAATAAAACTCTCTTTCTCCGTCTATTGGGCAATACCGGCTTAAGTAGCTCTAAAATAATCGAATCAATATCTTTACCAAAAGATCCTATCATAAGAAATTTTTGAACCAGAATAAAATACATCTTTTTCAGCATAATCTTTTGTTTTTTCCCATATCGAAGGCATATATTAAATTCCTCATAGGTAGGCCAAAAACTGCCTTCTGTTCCTAATATTACTCAAGTTCAAGTTTAGTTTCAATTCCTCGTAGGTAGGCTAAAAACAGCGATGATGTTGCCAAAATTCTTGCGAAAGACGAGTGTTTCAATTCCTCGTAGGTAGGCTAAAAACCTTGCTTATCTAACCCAGACGACATAAAATATATTGGTTTCAATTCCTCGTAGGTAGGCTAAAAACTTTAAAAGTAGCCTCACAAAAAGACGTAGATTGCTGTTTCAATTCCTCGTAGGTAGGCTAAAAACCTGCGACGACTGCTATCGTCGTTATAGTACAATACAGTTTCAATTCCTCGTAGGTAGGCTAAAAACAAATCATGAAACAAGATTTTTAGAAATTGAAGAAAATAGTTTCAATTCCTCGTAGGTAGGCTAAAAACACGTTCACTTCCTCTTATAAAGCCATTCTCTTTTTGCAAGAAAACATATCAATGTCAATCTCTCTTGCTTAATAATTTAATAATCTCTCATTCTTCCTGATAAAAGCTAAAACGTAAATTCCTATATTGCCGTCGATGTCCTGCACTTTTTGCATTATCTAAGGTAGACGACAATTTACTACACAATCTAACAACTTTATATAATATAATTCTACATAATTCTTCAAATTCCTCCTTGCATTTTAACTTTTTATACCTATATTGTATATTTTTATTTTGTTCACAATTTGTTTACAATTTTGTAGTACAATTTAAAAAATATGTATAGATGAGAAAATTCGCATCAGAATTCAGATAAAAGACTTTGCCCAATATATTGAAAAGGACGAAGTTTGCCTCGTTACAGTAAACGGTTTTAATTACTGGGCATATCGTTACGGAGTAGCCTTAAATGGCATAGATAATGCTGTAGTAATATTGTGATGGGCTAAGAAAGCTTTTAAAAATGGAAATGCTCTATATGCATTTATAGTACTGATATATATTTTTCTACTAAAGCACCTTCCAGATTGTCCCATTCGCTTACGGTAATTGAAGTACAGTTCAAAAGTTTTAAAATTGTATAGACTATTATTGTGCCAGCAATGATAATATCAGCTCTTTCAGGCTGCAAGCCATTTAAAAGTTTTCTCTCATCCAAGCTCAACGACATCATTAAATCCAGCAATCTTTTTATTTCGCTTTTACTAAGTACATATCCATGAACTAATTCTCTCGAGTAGATTTCTAAACCCTGTGACATGGCAGCAAGTGTTGTTATTGTACCACCTATGCCAACTATATCTGTAGGTATTTCTTGATTTTCGCTTATAAATGGCGTAAGCATATCTGTTATATAAAGACTTATATTGTTGTACTCATCGATCGTAATAGGATCATTCTTTATAAATTTCTCAGTAAGCCTTAAAGCACCTATATCAAAGCTTTTTTTCACAAGGTTTCCGTTAAGATAAGAAAATTCTGTACTCCCTCCACCAACATCCAAAACCAATACATTTTCTCTTTTTATTCCGTATGAGACACCAATATATCCATAAAGACTTTCAGTTTCACCATCTATTATATCAACGTTTATGCCAAGTTTTGAAAGTTCATTTATAAAGCTGTCAGCATTTTTAGCATCTCTCACTGCAGATGTAGCAAAAGCATATATCTCTTGTACCTTGAGATTTTCA
This genomic interval carries:
- a CDS encoding putative holin-like toxin; translation: MMNTYETLSLMIMFGMFVIAILSFNKKNNNHPAATRVVITL
- a CDS encoding Ppx/GppA phosphatase family protein; amino-acid sequence: MRCSVIDIGTNSVRYLMCDVDGKEIKHIKKDVKVTRLGDSVSKNGRLASDAIERTASAIKAFLDDAENLKVQEIYAFATSAVRDAKNADSFINELSKLGINVDIIDGETESLYGYIGVSYGIKRENVLVLDVGGGSTEFSYLNGNLVKKSFDIGALRLTEKFIKNDPITIDEYNNISLYITDMLTPFISENQEIPTDIVGIGGTITTLAAMSQGLEIYSRELVHGYVLSKSEIKRLLDLMMSLSLDERKLLNGLQPERADIIIAGTIIVYTILKLLNCTSITVSEWDNLEGALVEKYISVL